The proteins below come from a single Gimesia alba genomic window:
- a CDS encoding transglutaminase-like domain-containing protein → MNAQRTIAFTMLSLEAAIFGILSETLFFSASIVILAALSYFPILRFPFSRRQVFWTTSLLAISFMVKYMLSQHEFTLDQMAIRTPLAYAAAQFVMTVQLRQLFDHHFVPFLPYSFPLFGVVVFILTGDILIHSSRGLYYQVLVFSYVLLTGVFCQLGHAVRKQKKKQNKKWSVYIIRANVFAVVWLLGWLTATGLDRYERELDQLYYRLIEPRTSAITSRAGFSSISKLGSLAKQFDSGAEQVRLRVKSTDEPGYLRGRAFVQFFNSEWHSEVGNHNAPIIAVPPAGVNTDILQEGTWFQMGQANSSSWIEFQIWTDVPGHIFAPLNTPLVNAVADSMQFDSQDVLTSRSLERGYPYLLFFPRNQLPHRPESAPALKRLLQLPYDISPEIKELADQIFAGCKTSAEKIERIQTYFPNNYQYELGISIPRGKDPLTYFLLEKPNAHCEYFASGTALLLRLAGVPCRYVTGYVVRERNHYDQFWIARNRHAHAWVEAWDEQQGWVTVESTPPAGQPDYYAPGSARQYWESFIGQFSRLKIALQQGQWILALSEAQLPLALLVCGVALWFGFRWGIRIIRKRLRARAAFREEPLRIQELHLLLAQMDRLMGKHQLVRKPGETLMQFSRRIHDQNFSEWYAAYASTRFMPESAAAQELIVQLKQQLQQFRNRKSLA, encoded by the coding sequence ATGAATGCGCAGCGGACAATCGCGTTCACGATGCTCAGCCTGGAAGCTGCCATCTTTGGTATCTTGTCGGAAACGCTGTTTTTCTCTGCCAGTATCGTGATTCTGGCAGCATTATCGTACTTTCCCATTTTGCGATTTCCATTTTCGCGTCGTCAGGTCTTTTGGACGACCAGCCTGCTGGCCATATCGTTTATGGTTAAATATATGCTCTCGCAGCATGAGTTCACCCTGGACCAAATGGCAATTCGAACGCCCTTAGCTTATGCGGCTGCACAGTTTGTCATGACCGTCCAACTCCGCCAGTTGTTTGATCATCACTTTGTTCCTTTTTTGCCCTATTCCTTTCCATTATTCGGCGTCGTTGTTTTTATTTTGACGGGGGATATCCTGATTCACAGCTCGCGAGGTTTGTATTATCAGGTGCTGGTTTTCAGTTACGTGCTGTTAACGGGAGTCTTTTGCCAACTGGGCCATGCGGTTCGTAAGCAAAAGAAAAAACAGAACAAGAAATGGTCTGTCTATATCATACGTGCGAACGTCTTTGCTGTGGTCTGGCTATTAGGCTGGTTGACGGCGACGGGCTTAGATCGTTACGAACGTGAGCTGGACCAGCTTTACTATCGCCTGATAGAGCCGCGCACTTCAGCAATTACCTCGCGCGCCGGTTTTTCCTCCATCTCAAAACTGGGCAGTTTAGCGAAACAGTTTGATTCCGGAGCCGAGCAAGTCCGCTTACGCGTCAAATCGACAGATGAACCGGGCTATTTACGCGGTCGTGCTTTTGTGCAGTTCTTTAACTCGGAATGGCATTCTGAGGTCGGGAATCACAACGCGCCGATCATCGCCGTCCCACCAGCGGGGGTCAATACCGACATCCTGCAAGAGGGAACCTGGTTCCAGATGGGGCAGGCGAATTCTTCCAGCTGGATCGAATTTCAAATCTGGACTGACGTGCCCGGACATATTTTTGCCCCCTTAAATACACCACTGGTCAATGCTGTCGCAGACAGTATGCAGTTCGACAGTCAGGATGTACTGACATCACGGTCACTGGAACGTGGTTATCCTTATTTGCTTTTTTTCCCACGCAATCAACTCCCCCATCGGCCGGAGTCAGCACCGGCTCTAAAACGACTTTTACAACTTCCGTACGACATTTCTCCTGAAATCAAAGAACTGGCAGACCAGATCTTTGCCGGCTGTAAAACGTCTGCTGAGAAAATCGAACGCATTCAAACGTATTTTCCCAACAATTATCAATATGAATTGGGAATCTCAATTCCACGCGGCAAAGATCCACTGACTTATTTTTTACTGGAAAAGCCGAACGCGCATTGTGAATATTTTGCTTCAGGTACAGCTCTGTTATTAAGACTGGCAGGAGTTCCCTGTCGCTATGTCACAGGTTACGTCGTCCGCGAAAGAAATCACTATGATCAATTCTGGATTGCCCGCAACAGGCACGCACATGCCTGGGTCGAAGCCTGGGATGAGCAGCAAGGTTGGGTCACGGTTGAATCCACGCCCCCAGCCGGTCAGCCCGATTATTATGCACCCGGCTCTGCCAGACAGTATTGGGAATCCTTTATTGGTCAGTTTTCACGCCTGAAAATAGCCCTGCAGCAAGGGCAATGGATTCTGGCACTTTCAGAAGCACAACTTCCACTGGCACTACTGGTCTGTGGCGTTGCTCTCTGGTTTGGTTTTCGCTGGGGCATTCGCATTATTCGAAAACGGCTTCGGGCACGGGCCGCGTTTCGGGAAGAGCCTCTTCGGATTCAAGAATTACATTTACTGCTGGCACAGATGGATCGTCTGATGGGAAAACATCAGTTGGTTCGCAAGCCAGGTGAGACGTTGATGCAATTTTCGCGGCGTATTCACGATCAGAATTTTTCTGAATGGTATGCCGCTTATGCCAGCACTCGCTTCATGCCGGAAAGTGCGGCTGCACAGGAACTTATTGTTCAGTTGAAACAGCAGTTACAGCAGTTTCGCAATCGAAAATCACTCGCCTGA
- a CDS encoding DUF58 domain-containing protein: MHVSEYDPYSPTIRKKDSFTNRLLLVRMHKHYWYYRVTYPGKILLFAFFLSGIGTVSVSVPIYNLFSVLMALILIDGIVSWVFRPRCDLRGDFPAQTTAGQPAIGHFTVTNKGWLPIYDMAVSFRWLEKPLSQTDRDDTLEYLPRGESVDVTVTIDAPQRGFYALPKLGVHTLFPFHLNRSGSAALPGKSLLVLPAFHQLTSVDLPVGSKFQPGGIALTSNVGESPEYVGNREYVPGEPARRLDFRSWARLGKPVVREYQEEYYCRIALILDTYMPADAWLVRKLKSLRQRYLSKSDSAHSMNVLEAGISLTASIADALSRGEYLIDLFAAGPELYVFRAGRHTAHFDNVLEILSCVDRCPDDPFETIGPAVFEELSNVSTAVCIFLDWDEQREKMARAVLDSGSSLKTIIIHEGETTKPYNSDEFGQAYHFTPDEIANGKVESI, encoded by the coding sequence ATGCATGTCTCGGAATACGACCCTTATTCACCGACGATTCGAAAAAAAGATTCGTTTACGAATCGCCTGTTGTTAGTACGCATGCACAAGCACTACTGGTACTACCGGGTGACGTATCCGGGCAAAATTCTGTTGTTCGCATTTTTTCTATCCGGTATCGGTACGGTTTCCGTCTCTGTTCCCATCTATAATTTGTTCAGCGTGCTGATGGCGTTGATTTTGATTGACGGAATCGTGTCCTGGGTTTTTCGACCTCGCTGTGATCTACGAGGAGATTTTCCGGCCCAGACAACAGCCGGACAGCCGGCGATTGGACATTTTACCGTGACGAACAAGGGCTGGTTGCCAATCTATGATATGGCGGTCTCCTTTCGCTGGCTGGAAAAACCGCTCTCGCAAACCGACCGGGATGATACTCTGGAATATCTGCCGCGCGGGGAATCCGTCGATGTAACGGTAACGATCGATGCACCACAAAGAGGCTTTTACGCGCTACCCAAACTGGGCGTGCATACATTATTCCCCTTTCATCTCAATCGTTCCGGCAGTGCTGCCCTGCCGGGGAAATCACTGCTCGTGCTGCCCGCCTTTCATCAACTGACGAGTGTCGATTTACCGGTCGGTAGTAAATTTCAGCCGGGGGGTATCGCGTTAACTTCCAATGTGGGAGAATCCCCCGAGTATGTCGGGAACCGGGAATACGTCCCCGGCGAACCAGCGCGCCGACTCGATTTTCGCTCTTGGGCGCGGTTGGGGAAACCGGTCGTGCGCGAGTATCAGGAAGAATATTATTGCCGCATTGCCCTGATCCTTGATACTTACATGCCTGCCGATGCGTGGCTGGTTCGTAAGCTGAAGAGTCTTCGTCAGCGATATCTGTCAAAATCAGACAGCGCCCATTCCATGAATGTACTGGAAGCAGGAATCAGTCTGACAGCTTCCATTGCGGATGCTCTGTCCCGCGGAGAGTATCTGATCGATCTGTTCGCTGCCGGTCCGGAATTATATGTATTTCGTGCGGGACGCCATACAGCGCACTTTGATAATGTGCTGGAAATTTTGTCTTGCGTTGATCGTTGCCCCGATGATCCCTTTGAAACGATCGGTCCGGCGGTTTTTGAGGAACTGTCCAATGTCTCGACGGCAGTCTGCATTTTTCTGGACTGGGATGAGCAGCGCGAAAAAATGGCACGGGCCGTACTGGATTCAGGTTCCAGCCTGAAAACGATCATCATTCATGAGGGAGAAACAACAAAACCTTACAATTCCGATGAGTTCGGTCAGGCATATCATTTCACGCCCGATGAAATCGCCAACGGGAAGGTGGAATCGATATGA
- a CDS encoding metallophosphoesterase yields the protein MRTLLFFLCISFVTQTVSATEIQRIWLTHKSNQPDKIVVNWLTEQPGDSIVRYGLSPESMDTVRLEEATTLHHVEVPLAHQNATYHYSVKTGTQQSAINTFKAYPTDLLRVAIVADWQSKPDLSSLIKEDVHLLLTAGDNIRNLWQTCGVGQRKCIKPYIELIETYPELFQSTPFMPILGNHDREVHPRDKTPPAHAVYDVEATAFRRFFELPDEEWKWHFDLPQFDLRFIGLDFNHISDFGTTWQTCHAFDRNSDQYRWYESLTTKAPGKVVTLYNERNANIRSQLRGGWHQLFQRGTICVTGFGYYAERAELDGLTYYNTSLSGTGTQYADPHSQFLAGKHSYLLLTCERSSGTMTVELKSLKNEVLDRQRFPASVRKSSKP from the coding sequence ATGCGAACTCTGCTGTTTTTCCTTTGTATTAGTTTTGTGACGCAAACGGTTTCTGCCACTGAGATTCAACGCATCTGGCTGACTCACAAATCGAACCAGCCAGACAAGATCGTTGTGAACTGGTTGACTGAACAGCCCGGCGATTCAATCGTACGTTATGGTTTATCGCCCGAGTCGATGGACACCGTTCGGCTGGAAGAAGCGACAACACTACATCACGTTGAAGTCCCTCTTGCGCATCAAAACGCAACATATCATTACTCGGTAAAAACAGGCACACAGCAGTCTGCGATCAATACTTTTAAAGCGTATCCGACTGATCTTCTCCGGGTCGCGATTGTCGCCGACTGGCAGTCAAAACCCGACTTATCCAGTCTGATCAAAGAAGATGTGCACCTGCTGTTGACCGCAGGAGATAACATCCGCAATCTCTGGCAGACTTGTGGAGTCGGGCAGCGCAAGTGCATCAAACCATACATCGAGTTAATAGAGACGTACCCGGAGTTATTTCAATCGACGCCCTTCATGCCGATTTTGGGAAATCATGACCGCGAGGTTCATCCGCGTGATAAAACACCACCCGCGCATGCAGTCTATGATGTGGAAGCGACCGCGTTTCGGCGCTTCTTTGAACTGCCCGATGAGGAATGGAAATGGCACTTTGATCTCCCGCAGTTTGATCTCCGCTTCATCGGCCTCGATTTCAACCATATTTCGGACTTCGGCACAACGTGGCAAACCTGTCATGCGTTTGACCGGAATTCCGATCAATACCGCTGGTATGAGTCACTCACGACCAAAGCTCCAGGAAAGGTTGTCACGCTTTATAATGAGCGAAATGCGAATATCCGTAGCCAGCTTCGGGGAGGCTGGCACCAGTTGTTTCAGAGAGGCACCATCTGCGTGACCGGCTTTGGTTACTATGCCGAGCGGGCCGAACTAGACGGGTTAACTTATTATAACACATCCCTTAGCGGCACAGGTACGCAGTATGCAGATCCCCACTCGCAGTTTCTGGCGGGAAAGCACAGCTATCTACTTCTGACCTGCGAACGAAGCTCCGGAACAATGACCGTTGAGCTGAAAAGTTTGAAGAATGAAGTTCTGGACCGCCAGAGATTTCCCGCTTCAGTACGGAAGTCTTCAAAACCATAG
- a CDS encoding Gfo/Idh/MocA family protein produces MSDSVNRRTFLGQTVAASAAGIAAPAILSAANKAPSKKVTIGIMGMQRGLALAKTFGALDGVEIKYVCDTDETRADKAAKTVEKATKKAPQAIGDFRKILDDKDVDALIVSAPNHWHSPATILGCSAGKNVYVEKPCSHNPKEGEMMVAAARKNKRAVQMGSQRRSSESIMEGIQKVKEGVIGDVYLARAYYQSARGSIGTGKPASVPSELNYDLWQGPAPRQKYVDNLIHYNWHWFWKYGNGELGNNGVHSLDLCRWGLDVDYPTRVVSSGGRYAFDDDQQTPDTHVVAYEFDGNKQITWQGTSCNRHKNDFVTFFGSKGNLIIGTSGGYRILDAKDKEIEKVDGNQGMSEHAQNFIDAIRNNEPMSLNAEIEIGHKSTLLCHIGNIAHRTGRTMTCDPKNGHIQNDQAAMAMWAREYEPGWEPKV; encoded by the coding sequence ATGTCCGATTCTGTCAATCGTCGCACTTTTTTAGGGCAAACAGTAGCAGCCTCTGCTGCCGGTATCGCCGCCCCTGCGATTCTCTCAGCCGCCAATAAAGCCCCCAGCAAAAAAGTCACCATTGGAATCATGGGGATGCAACGCGGCCTGGCTCTGGCGAAAACCTTCGGTGCGTTGGACGGAGTTGAAATCAAATATGTCTGTGACACCGATGAAACTCGAGCCGACAAAGCAGCCAAGACTGTTGAGAAAGCGACTAAGAAAGCGCCACAAGCCATTGGCGATTTCCGCAAGATTCTTGACGACAAAGACGTTGATGCTTTGATCGTCTCTGCTCCGAACCACTGGCATTCACCGGCTACGATTTTGGGTTGTTCGGCAGGTAAGAATGTATATGTGGAAAAGCCCTGTAGTCATAATCCCAAAGAAGGCGAAATGATGGTGGCTGCTGCCCGCAAAAACAAACGGGCCGTCCAGATGGGAAGCCAGCGTCGTAGTAGTGAATCCATCATGGAAGGGATTCAGAAAGTCAAAGAAGGTGTGATCGGCGATGTCTATCTGGCACGTGCCTATTACCAGAGTGCCCGTGGTTCCATCGGAACCGGTAAACCTGCTTCTGTTCCCAGCGAACTGAACTATGATCTGTGGCAGGGACCGGCTCCCCGTCAGAAATATGTAGACAACCTGATCCATTATAACTGGCACTGGTTCTGGAAATATGGCAATGGCGAACTGGGAAATAACGGCGTTCACTCTTTGGATCTCTGCCGTTGGGGGCTGGACGTCGATTATCCGACACGTGTTGTCTCCAGTGGTGGCCGCTATGCCTTTGATGACGATCAACAAACACCAGACACCCATGTCGTAGCTTACGAATTCGACGGCAACAAACAGATCACCTGGCAGGGAACCAGTTGCAATCGTCACAAGAATGACTTTGTGACCTTCTTCGGCAGCAAAGGAAACCTGATCATCGGCACATCCGGTGGTTACCGCATTCTGGACGCCAAGGACAAAGAAATCGAAAAAGTAGACGGCAATCAGGGGATGAGCGAGCATGCTCAAAACTTCATTGACGCGATTCGTAATAATGAGCCGATGAGTCTGAATGCCGAAATTGAAATTGGCCACAAGAGCACGCTGCTATGCCACATCGGCAATATTGCCCACCGCACAGGTCGTACGATGACCTGTGATCCCAAGAACGGTCATATTCAGAACGACCAGGCCGCCATGGCAATGTGGGCACGGGAATACGAGCCAGGCTGGGAGCCCAAAGTCTGA